Proteins from a single region of Sphingopyxis sp. BSN-002:
- a CDS encoding ribosomal protein L7/L12, translating into MSGFLLFALGFLCGVGLILATRRGRGRDLTGPPQTFSRPIAARPAVPVDIAIDDEGIRELIRQNRKIEAIKRLRDATGLGLKEAKDAVEALERTMMR; encoded by the coding sequence ATGAGCGGGTTCCTCCTCTTCGCCCTCGGCTTCCTCTGTGGCGTGGGGCTGATCCTCGCGACGCGGCGCGGCCGCGGGCGCGATCTGACGGGTCCGCCGCAAACCTTTTCGCGGCCCATCGCCGCAAGACCTGCCGTCCCGGTTGACATCGCGATCGATGACGAGGGCATTCGCGAACTGATCCGCCAGAACCGCAAGATCGAGGCGATCAAGCGGCTACGCGACGCAACCGGGCTTGGCCTCAAGGAAGCGAAGGATGCGGTCGAGGCGCTCGAACGCACGATGATGCGCTAG